One genomic segment of Gadus chalcogrammus isolate NIFS_2021 chromosome 3, NIFS_Gcha_1.0, whole genome shotgun sequence includes these proteins:
- the xpo1a gene encoding exportin-1, with protein MPAEMTMLADHAARQLLDFSQKLDINLLDNVVNSMYYDIGSQQRMAQEVLTNLKDHPDAWTRVDTILEFSQNMKTKYYALQILETVIKTRWKILPRNQCDGIKKYVVGLIIKTSSDPVNVEKEGVYIAKLNMILVQILKQEWPKHWPNFISDIVGASRTSESLCQNNMTILKLLSEEVFDFSSGQMTQVKAKHLKDSMCNEFSQIFQLCQFVMENSQNAPLVHATLETLLRFLNWIPLGYIFETKLISTLVYKFLDVPMFRNVTLKCLTEIAGVSVNQYEEQFVNLFTLNMCQLKQMLPLNTNIRLAYSNGKDDEQNFIQNLSLFLCTFLKEHGQLVERKPNLRETLMEALHYMLLVSEVEETEIFKICLEYWNHLAAELYRESPFSTSTSPLLSDVPPRRHLYLPVLSKVRLLMVSRMAKPEEVLVVENDQGEVVREFMKDTDSINLYKNMRETLVYLTHLDYADTERIMTEKLHNQVNGTEWSWRNLNTLCWAIGSISGAMHEEDEKRFLVTVIKDLLGLCEQKRGKDNKAIIASNIMYIVGQYPRFLRAHWKFLKTVVNKLFEFMHETHDGVQDMACDTFIKIAQKCRRHFVQVQVGEVMPFIDEILSNINTIICDLQPQQVHTFYEAVGYMIGAQTDQAVQEHLIEKYMMLPNQVWDSIIQQATKNVDILKDAETVRQLGSILKTNVRACKAVGHPFVVQLGRIYLDMLNVYKCLSENISSAIQSNGEMVTKQPLIRSMRTVKRETLKLISGWVSRSNDPQMVGDNFVPPLLEAVLIDYQRNVPAARDPEVLSTMATIVNKLGAHITTEIPKIFDAVFECTLNMINKDFEEYPEHRTHFFYLLQAVNSQCFPAFLSIPPAQFKLVLDSIIWAFKHTMRNVADTGLQILYTLLQNVAQEEAAAQSFYQTYFCDILQHIFSVVTDTSHTAGLTMHASILAYMFNLVEEGKISAPLSPANPTNQVYVQEYVANLLKTAFPHLQDAQVKVFVTGLFSLNQDIPAFKEHLRDFLVQIKEFAGEDTTDLFLEERETSLRQAQEEKHKIQMSVPGILNPHELPEEMCD; from the exons ATGCCAGCAGAAATGACCATGTTGGCGGATCATGCAGCCAGACAGCTGCTGGATTTCTCTCAGAAGCTGGATATCAACCTGTTGGACAATGTTGTCAACTCCATGTACTACGACATCGGATCCCAA CAACGGATGGCTCAGGAGGTGTTGACGAATCTTAAGGATCATCCGGACGCTTGGACCAGGGTGGACACCATCTTGGAGTTCTCCCAGAACATGAAGACCAAG TACTACGCCCTGCAGATCCTAGAAACGGTAATCAAAACTCGTTGGAAGATTCTCCCAAGAAATCAGTGTGACG GAATCAAGAAGTACGTTGTGGGTTTGATAATCAAGACCTCTTCTGATCCTGTTAACGTAGAG aAGGAGGGTGTGTACATCGCAAAACTCAACATGATCCTTGTTCAG ATCCTGAAGCAGGAGTGGCCCAAGCACTGGCCCAACTTCATCAGTGACATTGTGGGGGCAAGCCGAACCAGTGAGAGCCTCTGTCAGAACAACATGACCATCCTCAAGCTGCTCAGTGAGGAGGTGTTCGACTTCTCCAGTGGACAGATGACTCAGGTCAAGGCCAAACACCTCAAGGACAG CATGTGCAACGAGTTCTCCCAAATATTCCAGCTGTGCCAGTTCGTCATG GAGAATTCCCAGAATGCACCTCTGGTCCACGCCACTCTGGAGACATTGCTGCGCTTCCTGAACTGGATCCCGCTGGGCTACATCTTTGAGACCAAGCTCATCAGTACTCTGGTTTACAAG TTCCTGGACGTGCCCATGTTCCGCAACGTCACCCTCAAGTGTCTGACGGAGATTGCGGGCGTCAGCGTCAACCAGTATGAGGAACAGTTTGTCAACCTGTTCACCCTCAACATGTGCCAGCTCAAACAG ATGCTGCCCCTCAACACCAACATCCGCCTGGCCTACTCCAACGGGAAGGATGACGAGCAGAACTTCATCCAGAACCTCAGCCTGTTCCTCTGTACCTTCCTTAAAGAGCACGGCCAGCTGGTGGAGAGGAAGCCCAACCTGAGGGAGACGCTCATGGAG GCCCTGCACTACATGCTGCTGGTGTCCGaggtggaggagacggagatCTTCAAGATCTGTCTGGAGTACTGGAACCACCTGGCAGCTGAGCTGTACCGCGAGAgccccttctccacctccacctccccgctGCTGTCCGATGTCCCGCCGCGGCGACACCTCTACCTACCCGTCCTGTCCAAG GTTCGGCTGCTGATGGTGAGCCGCATGGCCAAGCctgaggaggtgctggtggtggagaacGACCAGGGGGAGGTGGTGCGGGAGTTCATGAAGGACACGGACTCCATCAACCTCTACAAGAACATGAGGGAGACGCTGG TGTACCTGACTCACCTGGACTACGCAGACACGGAGCGTATCATGACGGAAAAGCTCCACAACCAAGTGAACGGCACAGAGTGGTCCTGGAGGAACCTGAACACGCTCTGCTGGGCCATCGGCTCCATCAGCGGCGCCATGCACGAGGAGGACGAGAAGAGGTTCCTGGTCACCGTCATCAAG GACCTGCTGGGGCTGTGTGAGCAGAAGCGGGGGAAGGACAACAAGGCCATCATAGCCTCCAACATCATGTACATCGTGGGCCAGTACCCCCGCTTCCTCCGGGCCCACTGGAAGTTCCTCAAGACCGTTGTCAACAAGCTCTTTGAGTTCATGCACG AGACCCACGACGGTGTGCAGGACATGGCGTGCGACACATTCATCAAGATCGCACAGAAGTGCCGGCGCCACTTTGTGCAGGTGCAGGTGGGCGAGGTGATGCCCTTCATAGACGAAATCCTGAGCaacatcaacaccatcatctGTGACCTGCAGCCCCAGCAG GTCCATACGTTCTACGAGGCGGTGGGCTATATGATCGGAGCACAGACGGACCAGGCGGTGCAGGAGCATCTGATAGAGAAGTACATGATGCTGCCCAACCAGGTGTGGGACAGCATCATCCAGCAAGCCACCAAG AACGTGGACATCCTGAAGGATGCAGAGACGGTCAGACAGCTGGGCAGCATCCTGAAGACCAACGTGAGGGCCTGCAAGGCGGTGGGACACCCCTTCGTAGTGCAGCTGGGCCGCATCTACCTGGACATGCTCAACGTCTACAAGTGTCTGAGTGAAAACATCTCCTCCGCCATTCAGAGCAACG GGGAGATGGTCACCAAGCAGCCCCTGATCAGGAGCATGCGGACGGTGAAGAGGGAGACCCTTAAGCTCATCTCGGGCTGGGTCAGCCGCTCCAACGACCCCCAGATG gTGGGAGATAACTTTGTACCCCCCCTACTGGAGGCGGTGCTCATCGACTACCAGCGCAACGTTCCGGCGGCCCGCGACCCCGAGGTTCTGAGCACCATGGCAACCATTGTCAACAAGTTGGGGGCGCACATCACCACGGAGATCCCCAAGATCTTTGATGCCGTCTTTGAGTGCACGCTCAACATGATCAACAAG GACTTTGAGGAGTACCCAGAACACAGGACCCACTTCTTCTACCTGCTCCAGGCAGTCAACTCCCAGTGTTTCCCTGCCTTCTTGTCCATCCCCCCGGCCCAATTCAAGCTGGTCCTGGACTCCATCATCTGGGCCTTCAAGCACACCATGAGGAATGTAGCGGACACAG GTCTCCAGATCCTCTACACACTGCTTCAGAACGTGGcccaggaggaggcggcggcgcaGAGCTTCTACCAGACGTACTTCTGTGACATCCTGCAGCACATCTTCTCCGTGGTCACGGACACCTCCCACACCGCAG GTCTGACCATGCACGCCTCCATCCTGGCCTACATGTTTAACCttgtggaggaggggaagatCAGCGCTCCTCTCAGCCCCGCCAACCCCACCAACCAGGTGTACGTCCAGGAGTACGTAGCAAACCTGCTGAAGACCGCCTTCCCACACCTACAGGA TGCCCAGGTGAAGGTGTTTGTCACGGGCTTGTTTAGCCTGAACCAAGACATCCCTGCCTTCAAGGAGCACCTCAGAGACTTCCTGGTGCAGATCAAG GAGTTTGCGGGCGAGGACACCACTGACCTGTTCCTGGAGGAGCGGGAGACGTCTCTGCGCCAGGCCCAGGAGGAGAAGCACAAGATCCAGATGTCTGTGCCGGGCATTCTCAACCCCCACGAGCTGCCTGAGGAGATGTGTGACTGA